The following are from one region of the Haemophilus parainfluenzae genome:
- a CDS encoding TPM domain-containing protein, with the protein MPFFSRIPVDKKQIEAAISRLESLSSAELRVYIERKVPKASAQLSAMERALEVFDELEMHKTAAQNAVLIYVGYKNHLCAIVGDKGIHQFVDVAYWQLQCDLMIEQFKQKAYTQGIVDAIDRISDILSRHFPIQPDDANELSNEVIING; encoded by the coding sequence ATGCCATTCTTTTCCAGAATTCCGGTAGATAAAAAGCAAATCGAGGCGGCGATTAGTCGCCTCGAAAGCTTAAGTTCGGCTGAGTTACGTGTTTATATTGAACGCAAAGTACCAAAGGCTTCTGCACAACTGTCTGCAATGGAACGTGCTTTAGAAGTGTTTGATGAACTGGAAATGCATAAAACAGCGGCACAAAATGCCGTGTTGATTTATGTGGGATATAAAAATCATCTCTGTGCAATCGTAGGTGATAAAGGCATTCATCAATTTGTTGATGTGGCTTATTGGCAGTTACAATGTGATTTAATGATTGAGCAGTTTAAACAAAAAGCTTATACACAAGGCATTGTGGATGCGATTGATCGTATCAGTGATATTTTATCTCGCCATTTTCCCATTCAGCCTGATGATGCGAATGAATTATCTAATGAGGTAATTATTAATGGCTAA
- a CDS encoding LemA family protein, which translates to MKKWIILIIIAVAAGLGLMSSYNGLVKAETEIDSVWANVESSYQRRADLIPNLVNTVKGQANFEQQTLTNVIEARAKATQTKIDPSNLTEEQLNEFQQNQNQVGSALSRLLVTVEQYPQLKANEGFMNLQAQLEGTENRINVARNKFNEAARIYNEKVRQFPTKLAAMIFGFKAKPYFKSATGAENAPTVNFN; encoded by the coding sequence ATGAAAAAGTGGATTATCTTGATTATTATCGCCGTTGCTGCAGGTTTAGGCTTAATGTCTAGCTACAATGGCTTAGTTAAAGCAGAAACTGAAATTGATTCTGTTTGGGCGAATGTTGAATCATCTTATCAACGTCGTGCTGATTTAATTCCAAACTTAGTGAATACTGTAAAAGGTCAAGCTAATTTTGAACAACAAACATTAACCAATGTAATCGAAGCGCGTGCAAAAGCGACACAAACTAAAATTGATCCGTCTAATTTAACGGAAGAACAATTAAACGAATTCCAACAAAACCAAAATCAAGTAGGCTCAGCATTATCTCGTTTACTTGTAACTGTAGAACAATACCCACAATTAAAAGCGAACGAAGGCTTTATGAACTTACAAGCGCAACTTGAAGGTACAGAAAACCGTATCAATGTCGCTCGTAATAAATTTAATGAAGCAGCACGTATTTATAATGAAAAAGTACGTCAATTCCCAACTAAATTAGCTGCAATGATTTTTGGTTTTAAAGCTAAACCTTACTTTAAATCAGCTACTGGCGCAGAAAACGCACCAACTGTAAACTTTAACTAA
- the ompA gene encoding porin OmpA, with the protein MKKTAIALVVAGLAAASVAQAAPQANTFYAGAKAGQASFHDGIKANTDVTNPRSLGFGTGYNRNSVTYGVFGGYQILNQDNFGLAVELGYDDFGRAKFKHNGITRFKHTNHGAHLSVKGSYDLGGLTSALEGLDFYGRAGAALVRSDYKVYNAKGARVHGAGEHSLRVSPVFAAGFEYALPSLPELALRLEYQWLARVGKLRTGATENSSVDYNPWIGSINAGLSYRFGQGAAPVVAPEVVSKTFNLSSDVTFAFGKANLKPQAKATLDGIYGEIAQINNANVAVAGYTDRIGKDAPNVKLSQRRADSVANYLVAKGVPAQSISAVGHGKANPVTGSTCDAVKGRKALIACLAPDRRVEIAVNGTK; encoded by the coding sequence ATGAAAAAAACTGCAATCGCATTAGTCGTTGCTGGTTTAGCAGCAGCTTCAGTAGCTCAAGCAGCTCCACAAGCAAACACCTTCTATGCAGGTGCTAAAGCTGGTCAAGCGTCTTTCCACGATGGTATCAAAGCTAACACTGATGTTACTAATCCACGTAGCTTAGGTTTCGGTACTGGTTACAATCGTAACTCTGTTACTTACGGTGTGTTTGGTGGTTACCAAATTTTAAACCAAGATAACTTTGGTTTAGCAGTGGAATTAGGTTACGATGATTTTGGTCGTGCTAAATTCAAACACAATGGTATTACTCGTTTCAAACATACTAACCATGGTGCACACTTAAGCGTTAAAGGTAGCTATGATTTAGGTGGTTTAACTTCTGCTTTAGAAGGTTTAGACTTCTACGGTCGTGCAGGCGCAGCATTAGTTCGTTCTGACTATAAAGTGTACAATGCAAAAGGTGCACGCGTTCACGGTGCTGGTGAGCACAGCTTACGTGTATCTCCAGTATTCGCAGCTGGTTTTGAATACGCATTACCATCTTTACCAGAGTTAGCATTACGTCTTGAATATCAATGGTTAGCTCGCGTAGGTAAATTACGTACTGGCGCTACTGAGAACAGCTCTGTAGATTACAACCCATGGATCGGTTCTATCAACGCTGGTTTATCTTACCGTTTCGGTCAAGGTGCTGCTCCAGTTGTTGCACCTGAAGTTGTAAGCAAAACTTTCAACTTAAGCTCTGATGTAACTTTCGCTTTCGGTAAAGCTAACTTAAAACCACAAGCTAAAGCAACTTTAGACGGTATCTACGGTGAAATCGCTCAAATCAACAACGCTAACGTAGCTGTTGCTGGTTATACAGACCGTATCGGTAAAGATGCACCAAACGTGAAATTATCACAACGTCGTGCAGACTCTGTAGCTAACTACTTAGTAGCTAAAGGTGTTCCAGCTCAAAGCATCTCTGCAGTTGGTCACGGTAAAGCTAACCCAGTTACAGGTTCTACTTGTGACGCGGTTAAAGGTCGTAAAGCGCTTATCGCTTGTTTAGCACCAGACCGTCGTGTAGAAATCGCAGTTAACGGTACTAAATAA
- a CDS encoding FAD-binding and (Fe-S)-binding domain-containing protein, which produces MLPRLSNVPQLNNVVSDYLSELQKQHFEGDIASNYADRLSLATDNSVYQQLPQAILFPKSVADVVRITKLANQEKYLHLTFTPRGGGTGTNGQSINNNIIVDLSRHMTGILELNIEKRWVRVQAGVVKDQLNQFLKPHGLFFAPELSTSNRATLGGMINTDASGQGSLQYGKTSDHVLALRSVLMNGEILDTSAVKSDDVLENYPLAENGKTLHQTIFQRCKEKRASIIQDLPQLNRFLTGYDLKNVFNNDESEFNLTRILTGSEGSLAFICEAKLNLLPIPKYRTLINVKYSSFDAALRNAPFMVKANALSVETVDSKVLNLAKQDIIWHSVKELLTEEEQNPILGLNIVEYAGNNQAKIDSQVTALCQQLDEKIAQGKDHIIGYQLCSDLPSIERIYAMRKKAVGLLGNAKGAAKPIPFVEDTCVPPEHLADYIAEFRALLDSHNLQYGMFGHVDAGVLHVRPALDLCDKEQVKLFKQISDEVAELTVKYGGLLWGEHGKGVRSHYGEKFFTPELWQELRYVKFLFDPNNRLNPGKICTPLNSDAELYSILSPMRADNDRQIPIQMRDEFKGAMNCNGNGLCFNFDEHSIMCPSMKVSKNRVFSPKGRAAMVREWLRLMANENVSPDQLDFHKTQVKLTALVERFRNSVQKWRGEYDFSHEVKAAMDTCLACKACASQCPIKIDVPSFRAKFFHFYHSRYLRPVKDHIVANLEVAAPYMAKKPALFNYFTKLKVTQSLVEKTLGMTDLPLLSEPNLQQQLVEIGYQGKKLEELEGLSATEKANMLFIVQDPYTSYYDAKVVRDFVALTQKLGFSPILLPFKPNGKAMHIKGFLARFSKTAKTQAEFLNRVAKLNVPLVGVDSAIVLSYRDEYKEALGDSRGDFHVLTAHEWLTNQLESSTLQSAVKNIAKSDRTFEWHLFPHCTESTFMPNSPKEWQYIFAQFGQTLNVEKVGCCGMAGVFGHEVQNQTMSKDIYDVSWGKKLQGKDPNHCLATGYSCRSQVKRYEKAILKHPVQALLEILN; this is translated from the coding sequence ATGTTGCCCCGTCTTTCTAATGTGCCACAACTTAATAACGTGGTAAGTGATTATCTTAGCGAACTCCAAAAACAGCATTTTGAAGGTGATATTGCCTCAAATTATGCTGACCGTTTAAGTCTTGCGACAGATAACAGCGTCTATCAACAACTTCCTCAGGCTATTTTGTTCCCTAAATCTGTTGCCGATGTGGTACGCATTACCAAATTAGCTAATCAAGAGAAATACCTTCATCTAACCTTTACACCTCGCGGTGGTGGCACGGGTACCAATGGACAATCTATTAATAACAACATTATTGTCGATCTCTCTCGCCACATGACAGGCATTTTAGAGCTTAATATAGAAAAACGTTGGGTTCGCGTTCAAGCAGGTGTAGTAAAAGACCAACTAAACCAATTTTTAAAACCTCACGGTTTATTCTTTGCGCCAGAACTCTCCACCAGTAATCGAGCAACCCTCGGTGGCATGATTAATACCGATGCATCTGGTCAGGGCTCACTGCAATACGGAAAAACCTCTGATCACGTTTTAGCATTACGTTCTGTTTTGATGAATGGTGAAATATTAGATACAAGTGCGGTCAAATCCGACGATGTTTTAGAAAACTATCCACTAGCAGAAAATGGAAAAACACTACATCAAACGATTTTCCAACGTTGTAAAGAAAAGCGCGCCTCAATCATTCAAGATTTACCACAACTCAATCGCTTTCTCACCGGTTACGATCTTAAGAATGTCTTTAATAACGATGAAAGTGAATTTAATCTCACCCGAATTTTAACGGGGTCAGAAGGTTCACTTGCATTTATCTGCGAAGCTAAACTCAATTTATTGCCGATTCCGAAATATCGTACCTTAATTAATGTGAAGTATAGCTCATTTGATGCCGCACTTCGCAATGCGCCTTTTATGGTGAAAGCCAATGCCCTTTCAGTTGAAACCGTCGATTCCAAAGTGCTGAACCTTGCTAAGCAAGATATTATTTGGCATTCAGTGAAAGAACTTTTAACAGAAGAAGAACAAAATCCAATTCTTGGTTTAAACATTGTTGAATATGCGGGCAACAATCAAGCTAAAATCGACAGCCAAGTGACCGCACTTTGTCAGCAATTAGATGAAAAAATTGCACAAGGCAAAGATCATATTATCGGCTATCAACTTTGTTCTGACTTGCCTTCTATTGAACGTATTTACGCCATGCGTAAAAAAGCGGTGGGGCTATTAGGTAATGCAAAAGGTGCGGCCAAACCGATTCCTTTTGTGGAAGATACCTGTGTGCCACCAGAACATCTCGCGGATTACATTGCGGAATTTAGAGCCTTATTAGATAGTCATAATCTGCAATATGGGATGTTTGGCCATGTGGATGCCGGTGTATTGCATGTTCGCCCCGCTTTAGACTTATGCGATAAAGAACAAGTCAAACTCTTTAAACAAATTTCAGATGAAGTGGCTGAACTCACCGTGAAATACGGCGGTTTACTATGGGGGGAACACGGTAAAGGTGTACGTTCTCATTATGGCGAGAAATTCTTTACTCCCGAACTTTGGCAAGAATTGCGTTATGTGAAATTTTTATTTGACCCAAATAATCGTCTGAATCCAGGCAAAATCTGTACGCCACTTAATAGCGATGCGGAACTCTATTCGATTCTCTCGCCGATGCGTGCGGATAATGATCGCCAAATCCCGATTCAGATGCGAGATGAATTCAAAGGTGCGATGAATTGTAACGGTAACGGACTTTGCTTTAACTTTGATGAGCACAGCATTATGTGTCCTTCCATGAAAGTGAGTAAAAATCGCGTATTCTCGCCAAAAGGACGAGCCGCTATGGTGCGTGAGTGGCTGCGATTGATGGCGAATGAAAACGTATCGCCTGATCAATTAGATTTTCATAAAACACAAGTGAAACTGACCGCACTTGTGGAACGTTTTCGCAATAGCGTGCAGAAATGGCGTGGTGAATATGACTTCTCACATGAAGTAAAAGCGGCAATGGATACTTGTCTGGCTTGTAAAGCCTGCGCAAGCCAATGCCCGATTAAAATTGATGTACCAAGTTTCCGTGCGAAATTTTTCCATTTCTACCACAGTCGTTATTTGCGCCCAGTCAAAGATCATATTGTGGCAAATTTAGAAGTTGCTGCACCTTATATGGCGAAAAAACCGGCATTATTCAATTATTTCACCAAGCTGAAAGTCACTCAAAGCTTGGTTGAAAAAACGCTTGGCATGACTGATTTGCCTCTCCTTTCTGAGCCAAACCTTCAACAACAATTAGTGGAAATTGGCTACCAAGGCAAAAAACTAGAAGAGTTGGAAGGTCTCAGTGCAACAGAAAAAGCCAATATGCTCTTTATCGTACAAGATCCTTATACCTCTTATTACGATGCTAAAGTGGTACGAGACTTTGTCGCTCTCACACAAAAATTAGGGTTCTCACCAATCCTTCTGCCTTTTAAACCGAATGGCAAAGCCATGCATATTAAAGGTTTTTTAGCTCGCTTTAGTAAAACCGCAAAAACACAAGCAGAATTTTTAAATCGCGTCGCCAAATTAAATGTACCTTTAGTCGGTGTTGATTCCGCCATTGTGCTTTCTTATCGAGATGAATATAAAGAGGCCTTAGGTGATTCTCGCGGTGATTTCCATGTACTCACCGCACATGAATGGCTGACCAATCAGTTAGAAAGTAGCACATTACAAAGTGCGGTGAAAAATATTGCAAAATCTGACCGCACTTTTGAGTGGCATTTATTCCCTCATTGTACTGAATCCACCTTTATGCCAAACAGCCCAAAAGAATGGCAGTATATTTTTGCGCAATTTGGACAAACCTTGAACGTTGAGAAAGTCGGCTGTTGTGGTATGGCGGGCGTATTTGGTCATGAGGTTCAAAATCAAACCATGTCAAAAGACATTTATGACGTATCATGGGGTAAAAAATTACAAGGTAAAGATCCGAATCATTGTCTCGCAACCGGCTATTCCTGCCGAAGCCAAGTGAAACGATATGAAAAAGCCATCTTGAAGCACCCTGTTCAAGCATTGCTTGAGATTTTAAATTAG
- a CDS encoding hotdog fold thioesterase — MIWKKHFTLEQLNEMGKHCAVGHLGIEISAYGENWIEAKMPVDHRTTQPFGLLHGGVSVALAETIGSLAGFLSIEEGQVALGLDINANHLRPVRQGFVTAKATPIALSQNTHVWQIDIRDEQDKLCCVSRLTLYIKHL; from the coding sequence ATGATTTGGAAAAAACACTTTACCCTTGAGCAGCTTAATGAAATGGGGAAACATTGTGCTGTTGGGCATTTAGGCATTGAGATCTCAGCTTATGGTGAAAACTGGATTGAGGCAAAAATGCCTGTTGATCATCGCACCACTCAACCTTTCGGTTTATTACATGGTGGCGTATCTGTCGCATTGGCTGAAACCATTGGCTCGCTGGCGGGATTTCTCAGCATAGAAGAAGGTCAAGTTGCCTTGGGATTAGACATCAATGCCAATCATCTTCGACCAGTGAGACAAGGTTTTGTTACCGCAAAAGCAACACCAATTGCTTTAAGTCAAAATACCCATGTTTGGCAAATTGACATTCGCGATGAACAAGATAAACTTTGCTGCGTTTCTCGATTAACGCTTTATATCAAACATTTATGA
- the hemH gene encoding ferrochelatase yields the protein MTTTQKIGIILSNLGTPDAPQPAAISRYLADFLMDPRVVDLPRWKWYPLLKAIILPMRSKRIAQNYQAIWTEQGSPLLSITKQQQAGLQAYLNEQGINAHVEIAMTYGNPSMQNAVKNLLKNEVEHMIVLPLYPQYSSTTTGALIDAFNRAIAQERNIVPFEFIHSYHLDENYINALVDSIKVRLKPDEFLLFSYHGIPLRYENMGDYYRQHCKQTTIAIVDKLGLTENQWNMTFQSRFGREEWLQPYTDHFLEEAASQGIQKIAVICPGFSVDCLETLEEIEVENKETFLNHGGVSYHYIPALNAEKAHIEMMGKLVLKLK from the coding sequence ATGACTACAACTCAAAAAATTGGCATCATTTTATCGAACCTTGGTACGCCTGATGCCCCTCAACCCGCGGCGATCTCCCGTTATCTAGCAGATTTTTTAATGGATCCCCGCGTGGTCGATTTGCCTCGTTGGAAATGGTATCCCCTTTTAAAAGCCATTATTTTACCAATGCGTTCTAAACGCATTGCTCAAAATTATCAAGCTATTTGGACAGAACAAGGTTCTCCCCTGCTTTCCATTACAAAGCAACAACAAGCGGGTTTACAAGCTTATTTAAATGAACAAGGCATCAATGCACACGTCGAAATTGCCATGACTTATGGCAATCCTTCAATGCAAAATGCGGTCAAAAATTTACTTAAAAATGAGGTGGAGCACATGATTGTGTTGCCGCTTTATCCACAATATTCCAGCACCACAACGGGTGCATTAATCGATGCCTTCAATCGTGCCATCGCGCAAGAACGTAATATTGTGCCTTTTGAGTTTATTCATTCTTATCATCTTGATGAAAACTACATTAATGCTTTGGTGGATTCGATTAAAGTGCGGTTAAAACCTGATGAGTTTTTGCTTTTCTCTTATCATGGCATTCCATTGCGTTATGAAAACATGGGCGATTATTATCGTCAGCATTGTAAACAAACCACGATTGCCATTGTGGATAAATTGGGTTTAACCGAAAACCAATGGAATATGACCTTCCAATCTCGCTTTGGTCGTGAAGAATGGTTACAACCTTATACCGATCACTTTTTAGAAGAAGCGGCTTCTCAGGGCATTCAAAAAATAGCGGTAATTTGCCCAGGTTTTTCGGTAGATTGCTTAGAAACCTTAGAAGAAATCGAGGTTGAAAATAAAGAAACATTCTTAAATCATGGTGGTGTGTCTTATCACTATATCCCTGCCTTGAATGCTGAAAAAGCACATATTGAAATGATGGGGAAATTGGTTTTGAAGTTGAAATAG
- a CDS encoding porin translates to MKKTLAALIVTAFAASAANAAVVYDNEGTKVELKGSLRLVLEKTNKGGDAAHNKHTHSGLRNDGSRVAVKVTHDLADGFYALGNLEVRFDGKQGGTVRDDGFGNVNTKRAYVGFGKKELGELTFGRQLTIADNLSTSKDYTYGIVEKGDYIPTDGNSVVAYNYKGVEHLQLGANYIFADNRGITKNAKGKALDNEVLPGTVENGYQVGAVYEDGFIAKFGYGRTNYKVTGSQKHHQDGFLLSLGYDFNGVTGYVDGGYARIKESGERTNKFFVAPGFIAPVSEAASIYGNYKYEHAKTGDEKTKLHGFLLGVDYKLHKQVVTFIEGKYTVSKDYDANGYVNNSKVKDKAIGVGMRVFF, encoded by the coding sequence ATGAAAAAGACACTAGCAGCATTAATCGTTACTGCATTTGCCGCTTCAGCAGCAAACGCAGCAGTTGTTTATGACAATGAAGGTACAAAAGTTGAATTAAAAGGTTCTCTTCGTCTTGTATTAGAGAAAACTAATAAAGGTGGTGACGCAGCACACAATAAACATACCCATTCTGGTTTAAGAAATGATGGTTCTCGTGTTGCTGTTAAAGTTACACATGATTTAGCTGATGGTTTCTACGCCTTAGGTAATTTAGAAGTTCGCTTTGATGGTAAACAAGGTGGTACAGTTCGTGATGATGGCTTTGGTAACGTAAATACTAAACGTGCTTATGTTGGTTTCGGTAAAAAAGAGTTAGGCGAATTAACATTTGGTCGTCAGTTAACAATTGCTGATAATTTAAGTACATCTAAAGATTATACTTATGGTATTGTAGAGAAAGGTGACTATATCCCAACAGATGGTAATTCTGTAGTAGCATATAACTATAAAGGTGTTGAGCATCTACAATTAGGAGCAAACTACATCTTTGCTGATAATCGTGGTATTACCAAAAATGCTAAAGGAAAAGCACTTGATAATGAAGTTCTTCCAGGTACAGTAGAAAACGGTTATCAAGTAGGTGCTGTATATGAAGATGGTTTCATCGCTAAATTTGGTTATGGACGTACTAACTATAAAGTGACAGGTAGCCAAAAACATCATCAAGATGGCTTCTTGCTCAGCTTAGGTTATGATTTCAATGGTGTTACTGGTTATGTTGATGGTGGCTATGCTCGTATTAAAGAATCAGGCGAGAGAACAAATAAATTCTTTGTAGCTCCAGGCTTTATTGCTCCTGTATCTGAAGCTGCTAGCATTTATGGTAACTACAAATATGAACATGCAAAAACAGGTGATGAAAAAACTAAATTACATGGTTTCTTGTTAGGTGTTGATTATAAACTTCATAAACAAGTTGTAACTTTCATTGAAGGTAAATATACCGTGTCTAAAGACTACGATGCTAATGGTTATGTAAATAACTCTAAAGTTAAAGACAAAGCTATCGGTGTAGGTATGCGTGTATTCTTCTAA
- the valS gene encoding valine--tRNA ligase — MTQKFEMADRFNPSAVEQALYQHWEEGGYFKPSENENAPSYCIAIPPPNVTGSLHMGHAFQQTLMDTLIRFNRMEGHNTLWQAGTDHAGIATQMVVERKIAAEEGKTRHDYGREAFINKIWDWKAYSGGTISQQMRRLGNSIDWERERFTMDDGLSNAVKEVFVRLHEEGLIYRGKRLVNWDPKLHTAISDLEVENKESKGSLWHFRYPLANGAKTADGKDYLVVATTRPETMLGDTAVAVHPEDERYQSLIGKTVVLPLANREIPIIADEYVDREFGTGVVKITPAHDFNDYEVGKRHSLPMVNVLTLNADIRDEAEIIGTDGKPLAGYEATIPADYRGLERFAARKKIVADFEALGLLDEIKPHDLKVPYGDRGGVPIEPMLTDQWYVSVKPLADVAIKAVEDGEIQFVPKQYENLYFSWMRDIQDWCISRQLWWGHRIPAWYDAEGNVYVARNEEEVRSKYNLDSAVELKQDEDVLDTWFSSGLWTFSTLGWPEQTKELKMFHPTDVLITGFDIIFFWVARMIMFTMHFVKDENGKPQVPFKTVYVTGLIRDEQGQKMSKSKGNVLDPIDMIDGISLDDLLEKRTGNMMQPQLAEKIAKATRKEFAEGIAAHGTDALRFTLAALASNGRDINWDMKRLEGYRNFCNKLWNASRFVLTNDKLDLSEGEIEFSLADRWIQSEFNRTVETFRNSLSQYRFDLCANAIYEFTWNQFCDWYLELTKPVFANGNAAQIRAASQTLVHVLEKLLRLAHPLIPFITEEIWQKVKGFVGITADSIMLQPFPQVEENGFDPEAEAEIEWLKEVIVAVRNIRAESNIAPSKGLDLLFRNLSAENAKILEKQTALLKAMAKLDNVQVLAANETAPLAVAKLVGNAELLVPMAGFINKEAELARLTKEIEKYQNEVKRIENKLSNEAFVAKAPEAVIAKEREKQAEYQSGLEKIQEQYKAIEAL; from the coding sequence ATGACACAAAAATTCGAAATGGCAGACCGTTTTAATCCGTCTGCGGTAGAGCAAGCCCTTTATCAACATTGGGAAGAGGGTGGTTATTTTAAACCGTCTGAAAATGAAAATGCGCCGAGCTATTGCATAGCGATTCCGCCGCCGAACGTAACCGGTTCCCTACACATGGGGCATGCTTTCCAACAAACCTTAATGGATACCTTAATCCGTTTTAACCGTATGGAAGGGCATAATACATTATGGCAAGCGGGGACAGACCACGCGGGTATTGCAACCCAAATGGTGGTGGAACGTAAAATTGCCGCAGAAGAAGGCAAAACTCGCCACGATTATGGTCGTGAAGCATTCATCAACAAAATTTGGGATTGGAAAGCCTATTCAGGTGGCACAATCAGCCAACAAATGCGTCGTTTAGGAAACTCTATCGACTGGGAGCGTGAACGTTTCACGATGGACGATGGCTTATCGAATGCGGTAAAAGAAGTGTTTGTGCGCTTGCACGAAGAAGGGTTGATTTATCGTGGCAAACGCTTGGTAAACTGGGATCCAAAACTTCACACCGCAATTTCTGATTTAGAAGTAGAAAACAAAGAGAGCAAAGGTTCCCTTTGGCATTTCCGTTATCCGTTAGCCAACGGTGCGAAAACGGCAGATGGTAAAGATTATTTGGTGGTGGCAACCACACGTCCGGAAACCATGTTAGGCGATACGGCGGTGGCGGTACATCCAGAAGATGAGCGTTATCAATCTTTAATCGGTAAAACAGTGGTTCTGCCATTGGCAAACCGTGAAATTCCAATCATTGCTGATGAATATGTCGATCGTGAATTCGGTACTGGTGTGGTAAAAATTACTCCTGCGCATGACTTCAACGACTACGAAGTGGGTAAACGTCACAGCTTGCCGATGGTTAACGTATTAACCTTAAATGCAGATATTCGTGATGAAGCGGAAATTATCGGAACTGATGGTAAACCACTTGCAGGCTATGAAGCAACTATTCCTGCGGATTACCGTGGTTTAGAGCGTTTCGCTGCACGTAAGAAAATCGTGGCAGATTTTGAAGCGCTTGGTTTATTAGACGAAATCAAACCACACGATCTCAAAGTGCCTTATGGCGACCGTGGCGGCGTGCCGATTGAGCCGATGTTAACCGACCAATGGTATGTGAGCGTGAAACCGCTTGCTGATGTAGCGATTAAAGCGGTGGAAGACGGCGAAATCCAATTCGTGCCAAAACAATATGAAAACCTTTACTTCTCTTGGATGCGTGATATTCAAGATTGGTGTATTTCTCGCCAACTTTGGTGGGGACACCGTATTCCAGCGTGGTATGACGCAGAGGGCAACGTTTATGTCGCGCGTAACGAAGAAGAAGTGCGGTCAAAATATAACTTAGATTCTGCGGTTGAACTTAAACAAGATGAAGATGTGTTAGACACGTGGTTCTCATCAGGCTTATGGACGTTCTCTACCTTAGGTTGGCCAGAGCAAACTAAAGAGCTCAAAATGTTCCACCCAACGGATGTGTTAATCACGGGCTTTGACATCATCTTCTTCTGGGTTGCGCGTATGATTATGTTTACGATGCACTTTGTGAAAGACGAAAACGGCAAACCACAAGTACCATTCAAAACGGTGTATGTAACGGGCTTAATCCGTGATGAGCAAGGTCAAAAAATGTCGAAATCAAAAGGTAACGTACTTGATCCAATCGATATGATTGACGGTATCAGCCTTGACGACTTACTTGAAAAACGTACTGGCAATATGATGCAGCCGCAATTAGCAGAGAAAATTGCTAAAGCGACTCGCAAAGAATTTGCGGAAGGTATTGCTGCTCACGGTACAGATGCATTACGATTCACGTTAGCTGCGTTGGCTTCAAACGGCCGTGATATCAACTGGGATATGAAACGTTTAGAAGGCTATCGCAATTTCTGTAACAAATTGTGGAATGCAAGCCGTTTCGTATTAACGAATGACAAATTAGATTTAAGCGAAGGCGAGATCGAATTCTCATTAGCGGATCGTTGGATTCAATCGGAATTCAATCGCACAGTCGAAACTTTCCGTAATTCATTAAGCCAATATCGTTTTGACCTGTGTGCCAATGCGATTTATGAATTTACCTGGAACCAATTCTGCGACTGGTATTTAGAATTAACTAAACCAGTATTTGCCAACGGCAACGCCGCACAAATCCGTGCGGCAAGCCAAACCTTGGTTCACGTGTTAGAAAAATTATTACGTTTAGCACACCCGCTTATTCCATTTATTACCGAAGAAATTTGGCAAAAAGTGAAAGGATTTGTGGGCATTACAGCTGACAGCATTATGTTACAACCTTTCCCACAAGTGGAAGAGAACGGCTTTGATCCAGAAGCAGAAGCTGAAATTGAGTGGTTAAAAGAAGTGATCGTTGCGGTACGTAATATCCGTGCAGAAAGCAACATTGCACCAAGTAAAGGCTTAGATCTGTTATTCCGTAATTTAAGCGCAGAAAACGCAAAAATTCTCGAAAAACAGACCGCTCTTTTAAAAGCTATGGCGAAGTTAGACAACGTTCAAGTGTTAGCCGCAAACGAAACAGCTCCACTTGCGGTAGCGAAACTCGTCGGCAATGCGGAATTACTCGTGCCAATGGCTGGCTTTATCAATAAAGAAGCCGAGCTTGCCCGTTTAACCAAAGAGATTGAAAAATATCAAAACGAAGTTAAACGTATCGAAAACAAACTCAGCAACGAAGCTTTCGTGGCTAAAGCGCCTGAAGCGGTGATTGCGAAAGAACGCGAAAAACAAGCGGAATACCAATCTGGATTAGAAAAAATCCAAGAGCAGTATAAAGCGATTGAAGCGTTGTAG
- a CDS encoding YceK/YidQ family lipoprotein, producing MKKIVFILLSMFLYGCGTLTTLKDPCPYIGTRYDYNMVAGNFYDGVGFKHMTRPLYFIDWPLSVVADTALLPINISRYYLSDDEARKSCGQYGDPNNKHPWIKDKKEN from the coding sequence ATGAAAAAAATCGTTTTTATATTATTAAGTATGTTTCTCTATGGATGTGGCACCTTAACGACATTGAAAGATCCTTGTCCTTATATTGGAACTCGATACGACTACAATATGGTAGCTGGTAATTTTTATGATGGTGTTGGCTTTAAGCATATGACCAGACCATTATATTTTATCGATTGGCCTTTATCTGTTGTGGCTGATACAGCATTGTTACCGATCAATATTTCTCGTTACTATCTATCAGATGATGAAGCAAGAAAATCGTGTGGGCAATATGGTGACCCAAATAATAAACATCCTTGGATAAAAGATAAAAAAGAAAATTAA